A part of Oncorhynchus masou masou isolate Uvic2021 chromosome 21, UVic_Omas_1.1, whole genome shotgun sequence genomic DNA contains:
- the erg28 gene encoding ergosterol biosynthetic protein 28 homolog, with amino-acid sequence MSRFLNVLRSWLVMVSVIAMGNTVQSFRDHSFLSEKLYTGTPEFVNGLQARTFGIWTLLSSIIRCACAMDIQNKTLYHITLWTFVLALGHFLSEAFIYKTAPLTIGVMAPLIVASFSIMGMLIGFQCVPEHQEEVGARQKKRN; translated from the exons ATGAGTCGTTTTCTGAATGTTCTGCGGAGTTGGTTGGTCATGGTGTCTGTCATTGCCATGGGAAACACCGTCCAGAGTTTCAGAGATCACAGCTTCCTCTCTGAGAAACTCTACACGGGGACACCAGAGTTTG TAAATGGCCTCCAAGCAAGAACATTTGGAATCTGGACATTGTTGTCGTCAATTATCCGCTGCGCGTGTGCCATGGACATTCAGAACAAAAC GCTCTATCACATCACCCTGTGGACATTTGTACTGGCTCTGGGACACTTCCTGTCTGAAGCCTTCATCTACAAAACGGCACCTCTGACCATTGGCGTTATGGCACCTCTCATTGTGGCGA GTTTCTCTATCATGGGAATGCTGATTGGGTTCCAGTGTGTTCCAGAGCATCAGGAAGAGGTGGGTGCACGGCAGAAGAAGCGGAACTGA